In the genome of Xiphophorus hellerii strain 12219 chromosome 14, Xiphophorus_hellerii-4.1, whole genome shotgun sequence, the window TAATAAAGAGAGGCTAAAGCATTTAACTAATAAACAGTTTCTATTTATACTCAACAAAGAcctaaaaagttaaaataaaataattaaaaaaaaaaactctgaccAAATAACTCACCAGTAACGCTGAGTCGACAGTCAGCATTGTTGGAAccatcttcagttttcacgTCACACACATACAGACCAGAGTCTTCAGTCCTCAGTCTGGACACGTGGAGTCTGATTCGTCCTTCTCTGAGGACGTCTTTGTCAATCTGGACTCGTCCTGAAAACTGATCATCTTGAGAGTCTGGAATCTCAACACCTTCATGGACCTGATAGAGAACTGATTCTTTATGAGGAGCCACCAGGCTGCAGTAGATGAACAGATCCCTGGAGGTTCCCTGAGTCTTGGTGGGGAAGGTCCACTCCAGAGTGATGCTGTGGTTCTCCTCTGCCTGATAGCTGCTCTGTGTCACATTCActacaaatgttgctgctgaggagacagagagggaaagagaggagcagacacactgagaactggaacatgggagtctttcagctccatctagagagctttctgtcacaaagacaagatggagactgaccacagagacatgagctgaggatgaggagcagcaggatcctggagatcatcttcatcctgagagaggaagaggaggagaggcagcagGACATCAGGAACATCATCACTAACAATACAAGGAACAACTGGACTCATAACTCAGCCTGACTTCATTTAGATCATACTTATCTCATGgcataaacaaataaagatcaGTAGCTGTTCTATTACAGGATTTTATCAATCACAGCACAGATCATCTCTCTcctctaaaacatttgctggtctttctttttgtcttcttgTCGATGCATTCCTCCTCTGGGAGCCAGCAGGGTCAGCAGAGTAACTGAGTAACGGTTTACATGAAGGCAATTCCTAACTCTCTTCATTGATGACGTGAGAGACGGGGCCTCCCTTTCTGTCTCCTCTCCAGGGGCCTCATGTATAAAAGTGCTcagttttcacaaaacatttacggacaaatttagaaaagtgcagcGCACAAAATAATTCTGGTGTATAAAGCCATATGGACGCACATTCCTGCGGACCTTTCGTTTATAAATCCCAATTTGCGGAAAATAGAGCGCAGCTACTGCTCCGCCCTGTTGccacccataaatacatatatagatTAGTATAAATGCCCACAAGGCTGTCACCATGGGTCCCAGTAACCGTGACAACAGTCCTTGCTTGTAGCAATATAAGCATTTATAATACtgataattatatattttatttaataggtGCTGTCAAGGCACATAAGGCcacttcacaaaaaataaaagtaataaattttAAAGACAATATTCCAAATaggaaaatatttatgcaaacttTCACGCCACCTTCCTTTTTATACATGCTGACTTGTGCTTACAtatggtttatttatatatgaGGCCCCAGTTTCTAGAGTTTCAATGTttctagaggtcatcaaaggtcaaccagcctcCCCACcttcataaaatcaaacaaaattggtgtcaatcaactcggctacatttgtgcagcaaaaactgATATTcattgacctttgatgacctctagaaacatttctttatatctttaaaatgatagcagcacaaacaaaaaatgttgctgcacaaaccagcacaaacgtttgacaccaattttttctgatttgaagaaggtggggggccAACTTCAGGTCTGTGATGAAGTAGTTCTGTTAATCTGACGCGTCATCACACCTCCACCACCGTGCCTCACACTGGGAGGGGTTGGGCTGCTGAGgctttttacttcctgtttcctttagGAAACTGTCAAGGAAACCAAGATCATCCCTTTTCCCCATGTTGAAGATTTAAGTTTTACAGtaataataaacaaagttatctttaaaatgaatcacttaagtgacatctaggcccaacagtagacttaaatgtcaataaaataaatctgctttgtgttgtttttgtctcctgcaaactttgctttaattctacgtcttttttctatctaatcataataaatcatagtcagtcagagagtcatgaaacaggaagagcaggtttcctggaaaaagaggaagtaagtttccagcctgaagatttataaaaatagttgagactattccttattttaaagcatgaaagttttaaagaatgaaatctaaacattctgagtaattggataagattcaaagtaaaatacttatattaatattggtttacttgtaataatacttacagttacatttgtgggaacacttacaagaaaaacaagtaactgtaactttggtatcaaataattagaatcatggattattcttggtttcctttcagaaaacatctgtaataactcacattaagattataataagagtcattaataagttatggttagaatattataaatgaatgctaaatcaaaagaagctaaagaagttataaatgtgattttgacattgaacttgaaatgggtTAAAAAGCTGTAACTGCagttaaacatcactgatatgttggaggtggatggtaggtgaaagggttaagggaaaaagaggaactaacaggagagcagaaatgatcaacgccttatttagaaGCAGGTTGTTGAACAATgtaaacgtttcagagaaaaggttgtgcaggcaacggacataggaggttgatcaaccctgagacattagcacagacatcaggacataatgtctgtaagacagtgatggatatgagatcatctgtctaagcagacagccaatgaaacaagcacagcaacagtgctagccaatgcaaatgcaccaaaaggtggataaaccctataaaaagtgggtgcaaaagaggaatctttggttggatcctccaggcagcttcgagccaagagatggacaaagaactctgcagctgaagaagagccggggccacagagacgaagactgtcctgctcatGGGGACCAATCAGCcccgcaacatgtggcttcatatcgcacttctctcatcggctgggttcagaccccaaagacaaagatgaagataaagacaaagaagaagaactggtgccttccttcctgccagcaccaagtcctgtgtgacctcaacATCCATggggagaagaagctcatcagacctacagagatccctgccttcatcgatcaacttcctcctgctgcaacaccttcttcatcatcaagccaggtctggggttcgaaacgccaaactccgtccgtctctctcaaaggttccctttttagttctcagtgtcagcagtagggaaagacagactagatgattgattttacttatttgattatttctgctactgaattaagctgtagtgacccttgcaaaactgccttactaataaaatatttagcataaagaaaatctaaaagatgttgtggacgttcagttaatgagtcaccttaaagttctttgatggttgtaaaatagctgatgtttgattctggagaggaaaaagtggaaaatgttttataggttgctggtagcccaaatgtaaaacatcatccttgggactcgccgaGTCACTAATACCAACCTGGTTCAGTAACAAGAGCAAGTTGTAATTTAGAGAaggagcgaccgttaacaggtgagctctgtgaaactagttggctgcaggctgatcagtctggctaattcacagggggaagaaggttgggacacctggatgtagttCGTCAGGAACCAGGTGAATTGCTGCTcaaaaccagcttaaacagagtttacttcagttctggacaggataaatcccagcagatttaggaaactcaattaacctgTTAGATGGAGAGCTGGTAGAACATGGCATGAGCAGCAGTGATGTGTCCAGTTCCTGTCCCCAGTGGACGGCTGTCCTGCATGTTTAGCTGGGTTTGAGttcatcttaaaaataaaccttaaatATTCAGGATTTGATGTTTCAGACGCTGATGGacgatttaaaacattttctcatgaaGCTTCaggtaaaattttatttcacgGCTCAGATGAAAAGTTCTGATCAAAAACCTGACAGGAAATAGATCCAGTGATATCAGATCTGCTAACTTAGAGTGTAATTATTCCTAAAGAAACCTGAGACGTCCTTCATGCTCTGAGTTAAAGTTCAGTTTAAAAcattcagtcatattttcagataaaatcaGATTCTCACCCAGAGCAGCAGAacacagaatcagaaccagcaggagaGACGAGGTGGTCCAGTTCAGCATTGATGCTctgttagaaataataaaacacattaattatAGACATTATTTCTCCAAGTCATCACATGCAGAGAAccgaaaattgtacttaagtagcagtagcactacttcaacatatttttactcaagaaaaagtaaaatagtatttggtaaaaactcaactcaagtactgagaaactgatcaaattatcaatcattaaatattttaaaattacatcgtcagacagaccaaaatataaagttttgtggaacttttggtattttaaggacaaaaatgacaataattcatataagtaacaataaaataacagaattaggtaaaatatatatatatatatatatatatatatatatatatatatatatatatatatatatatatatatatatatatatatatatatattccaaatcagtttcttttcataaaaaacttatgaagctttaacaaaaactgcaggtgtgtgtctgtgtttgaatTCTTGGTTAGaacatgtttggttttcattcagtgggtagaaaatccagagattttactcaagttagaaacatttcagaataaaattactcaagtaaaaatgatGGCGAAGTAATAaaaactcctaaaagtacatttgttctaaaaagttactcaagttaATGTAACAAGTTACTATTCACTCTGATCACATGATAATTATAGAGGTGTAGTCATTTCAATATGGCGTCCAGATGAAGAACAAAACGGAggattataaaatgtttcacttagaCTGATCAGATCTGCAGACGCTTAATTAGTTTAGCttaaagtttagttttagtttaaaaactcATGCAGAAAACAAACGAGAAGCTGGTAATTATTATAAAacttttagtttcagtttagtttcaGACCGAAACATCTTTGTTAACTGGGCGTTTCTGTAATAATCGCTATTACACAGAAACGGACGTTTTTTCAGCAAACATGACGCATAGAGAAGAAAATATGCATATATAcatagtaaatatttaataattaaaagctgaaatgaCCTTTGCACCGAAATCTTCATGAAAAAAACAGCGCAGTCACGTAAAATAGGCCCGCATTACGAAAATCAACACATGGCGAGAAATTCTGCTTTGTTTAATCTGTTTAGTCAAAACCTCTACAGAGTTTATACCGTTGTTATTAATATAAAGATATGTTATGTAATAAGAAAAGAGCGAAACAAACTTGAGCAGAAACATGAAGAATTGTACTAATATTGCTGCTAAAATTTTGTTCCACCATCAACTAAACCTTCCTTTAATGTGTGAATTTTCTAAACTCTTTAAATCtgcaaacatgaataaaaacggACCGTTTCAGATCTTCTGTGTTGAAGatcagagaagaaaatgttcCCGAAATTCCTGTTTCCGGAAGAGGTTGAGGAAACCAGTGATGGGATTTTCGGCTCCTTTTCGAGATGCGGCTCTAATGGCTCTTCTTACTGTGGAGAGCCGGCTCTTTCGGCTCCCAAACGGCtccccatatatatttttgacattattaattaattaatagcttaaactaattttataatattttgtttcattattgacattgttaagcacttatgatgagtaaaaatgccgcataacaatgctttataaataaaccttttattatAACCAATTAAATTATCACAAAATAGCACCACTtccacaaaaataacttaaaataaattaaattttaataggTATCATAGTAATATTATAGTAAAGTTCAATGAGATGATGTTTGAACACTGTACCTCTCTGCGCTGACCTCCACTGTGACCTGGTCCAAGGGCTCCAGGACACTGCAGGCCTCTTGCAGAGCTTCCCACTCCTCTTGGCTGAGAGGAGCCACAGGTGCATTGATCACTGCCAATGTTGCGATAACCACATCCTTTGATTCAAGCATTCGCTGGATCATATGGAATGTAGAATTCCAGCGGGTGACACACTCCTGTTTGAGCTTAAGCTCTGCCATAGACATCTGCCGCTGGGTGGATTTAAGTTTTTGGGTGGCTGCTGTGCTTCGGTGGAAAAATTCCACTATTGCCTTCACTTTGTCCACAGTGGGCTTCATAGCCCTCAGAGCATTTCTCACAGATAGATTAATGGTGTGTGCCAGGCATGGATGGTGTGTCCATTTCAACAGCTGGATGGCTCTTGTAATGTTGGCTGCATTGCCTGTGACACAACACACAACTTTGTTTTCCACCCCCCACTCTCTTGCCGCTCGGAGGAGCTCTTCTGCCAGGTTTTCGGATGTGTGCCTGTCACTAAACTCAAAACAGTCCAGCAGAGATGACACCATACTGTAGTTTTCAATGAAATGGCAGGTGACAGACATAAATGATGTGGCGGAGCGGGATGTCCAGCAGTCAGTGGTCAAGCATACAGCTGAGGCTCTCTTCACCCTTTCTTGCAGGGAGGCCCGTGCTGCATCATATAGGCCTGGGATTATTTTCTGTGACAGGGTTTTTTGGCTGGGGAGGGCAGACATGGGATTGAGGGCATGGCAGTAACTCCTAAATCCGACATCCTCTACAATGGAAAAGGGCTGGAAATCACGTGCCACCATCTTGGCAAGCTCCTCATCGATTGCGCTCTGTCTTGCTGGAGTTAGAGACTTCTGCAGGAACTGCTTCATAGAGCTCTGGGTTGTGGATGCAGGAAGGTGGGATCCAGGCTGGGATGTAGGAATGGGGGCAGACATTGTTGCCGAAGGAGCAGTTGATGTTCTTGCACctgaagaagcagctgcagtAGTTGTTGCACTCGCGCTGTCAGAAGGTTGTGGTTCCCCTTCTGGCCTCGACTCCTCCAGCAATACCGATGCGTGTGATGTCCGCATGTGCCTGTGCAGGTTGTTTGTCGAGCCTGCATGATAGGAAATGCTGACTTTGCACAGTCTGCACTCTGCCCTGGAGCTTGATGTagcattaaaatgagtccaaatcttgctccgttttctgtcactcatttattttcacctattcAGTTCTCACACTGACTCCCCTTCTTTCTGTGCTTCTTGACCGCTGAGTGAGTGTCTGTACATAAACACCTGCCGACGAACGCTATACAGCTTGGCCAATTGCCAGccgtttccacaaaaaaagtggagataaacgtttttttttcagtgttttcccgccacattattaattgaaactgtgtgtgattggtcagatgtgtGGAGCACATGCTTGACATGAGGGCAGTGGACCGACCGAGGGAAAAAACTCTCCGCTCTAGCACTGGCAGAAGAGCAAAACGCgcaaggagagggagaaggggcggagagacagcgaggcaccgcaggacaaaaaaaaacgatgtggggaaaaactatTGGCTCTGGCACTTGCAGAGCACAAGCACAACGACAGGGAGGCGGAGAGACAGCGATATACTGTAGGAAAAAACCCGGCTCCCAAATAGGATCCTAAAACGGCTCCCATTGTGGAGCCGGTTCCAATCGTTCACTTCAAAGAGCCGGCTCTTAGAGCCGGATCGTTCGCAACCGACACATCACTAGAGGAGACCATTGCTACTTCATCATTCCTCCTGTTTCTCTTAAAGGAGCCGTAGATGATCAACCACCTGTTTATTCCACGGAATCGGTTTCTGTAGTttgctgaattatttttaatcataacAAATTATTATACGTTGGGGGGGGGCACTAAAAGCGGGGAAACTCCATACATTTGCGCTTTGGCATGTTGTTggcgtactgacagccacgctatctatcttctgataAAGAACatggctgcccgcactgacgcggctcagggattacgtcacacgcagcGCAGTGCGCCgtgccctagtgcctgtaaattTAATGGTCCaataaaggaaatttaaaaaaacaggacatttcctcactttctaaaaaaaacccgggacgcccgggacaggacgtgaaatacggacatgtcccgggaaatacggacgtttggtcaccctaatataaaatatatcaataaagctgatcttaaataaaatacagaactTTATTAGATACAAAGCCAACAGAATGCAGAATGTCTGTCTTGTAATCAGTAGTAAAtacaacatgtaaaaatatctaaatacaAAAGTAGCAATAAAccacaaacagttttttattcatttaaagatAAACTATATTAACAGATCATTGgccttttctgcagaaaaagtCATTCAGGACAGGATGGGGAGAGTCTTGGTGCTGGGCCGGATGTGGGAGGAGGAGATatctattttaaatgtttatgctCCTAACGAATGTGACGaatccttttttaaagaaatagcTAATATAATGGCAGAGAACGCTAAAGGCATTTTAATAATTGGAGGAGACTTTAACGCAATACAGGATGGCAAAATGGATAGGAAGCTGGCAGAGATAGGGGgacagagcagaaaaacaaaaatacttaaaaatatgaTAACTGAACTGGGACTGGGGGATCCATGGAGATCTAAAAACCCAAGCAAAAAggattttactttcttttcgAAAATTCATAATAGCTATTCAAGGATAGACTTCTTCTGCATAcctcaaaaatacttttataaagTAATTGACTGTGGTATTGAATCAATAACTCTGAGTGATCATGCTCCAGTTACTCTACAATTAAACTTAAGTAAAGATACCCCCTTTAGATACTGGAGACTAAACGTATCATTGCTCACTAATACATCAGTGATTCAGGAACTGAAACAACATTTGActgaatatttagaaataaatgataATGGATCAGTAACTCCACCTATGATGTGGAGTGGAGCTAAGGCAGTATTAAGAGGAAAAATGATACAGATATCTTCCAGACTTAAGAAACAATGCATGGAAGAACAAAcaagacttgaaaataaaataaaacaactagaAATTGAACATAAGCATAAAGGAGGAGATGACATTCTAAAGGAACTAAAAGAGATTAGAAAAGAGCTTGATGAAGTTCTTACATACAAAGCGGAGGGAGCACTGAGGTTCTCCAAACAAAAGTTCTATGAGATGGGAAATAGAGCCAGCAGATTGTTGTCCTTCCAGcttcaaaaaacacaatcagaCAGAATAATACACAAAATTATAGATCCCTCACTTAAAACAACCTTATTCCGCCCGATAGAATTTGCCAACGCCTTTGCATCCTTTTATAAAAACTTATATCAGGAACCAAACCAAATCAACAACGAAGTAGAACACCAAATTGAGATGTATCTTACTAGGATAACACTTCCTACTCTATCTGAAGAGGAAGCGGCTGATATGATATCAGATATAAGAGAAACAGAAGTACAGGAAGCAAt includes:
- the LOC116733124 gene encoding uncharacterized protein LOC116733124 isoform X3, with the protein product MKMISRILLLLILSSCLCAATFVVNVTQSSYQAEENHSITLEWTFPTKTQGTSRDLFIYCSLVAPHKESVLYQVHEGVEIPDSQDDQFSGRVQIDKDVLREGRIRLHVSRLRTEDSGLYVCDVKTEDGSNNADCRLSVTADKNVAQGNLPATRGPDPGVIGGVVVVGALILIFIIIYVVRRHRSEQIFPCWNNKSQNVQGRNDGDHRENGNQGDGAEERPLQDVGKSNQSV
- the LOC116733124 gene encoding uncharacterized protein LOC116733124 isoform X4, whose protein sequence is MKMISRILLLLILSSCLCAATFVVNVTQSSYQAEENHSITLEWTFPTKTQGTSRDLFIYCSLVAPHKESVLYQVHEGVEIPDSQDDQFSGRVQIDKDVLREGRIRLHVSRLRTEDSGLYVCDVKTEDGSNNADCRLSVTDKNVAQGNLPATRGPDPGVIGGVVVVGALILIFIIIYVVRRHRSEQIFPCWNNKSQNVQGRNDGDHRENGNQGDGAEERPLQDVGKSNQSV